A single window of Bacteroidota bacterium DNA harbors:
- a CDS encoding tetratricopeptide repeat protein: MKRIFLLLLCVGFNFAFAQKDIAHIQAGETLLEKGNYELAYNEFKNAVNANSKNPQAYYQRGRSLLYLGKFSEAKKDFDKAIELAPNSSAFYNLRGAANENLGDTLNAIKNYNKSISIDSSDARGYISLSRLFESQNKLKEALSIANLGIKKSTNQLTLFVIKGGVLQSMHDTTSAISTYKSALSKDSLYFGANYSLALICIDRNKAKEALRFINNAIKGEPENGDGYIEKGRILEDLNDTIGAVNCYNKAISLDTLNTFAYFSRGIYYRAHGNSTAAIKDFSKMIAIDPADADAYLSRGECYSDTSNCEAALKDFETAKKLSPNDPEIYFQIGLCQDETRYYREAIETFNAAIKLDSSNSQYYYSRGNSKYNLELLEDAKKDYLKALEKDSANSGPLFNIGNIHFDKKEYEQAVKYYDKYLAIEKTDADAMVNRAICKNALGFEKEACEEWQKAAALGNFDAKQNIEKFCK, encoded by the coding sequence ATGAAACGAATTTTCTTGCTCCTTTTATGTGTCGGATTCAATTTTGCCTTTGCGCAAAAGGATATTGCACATATTCAGGCCGGAGAAACGCTGTTGGAAAAAGGAAATTATGAGTTAGCGTATAACGAATTTAAAAACGCTGTCAATGCTAATTCGAAAAACCCTCAGGCCTATTATCAAAGAGGACGCAGTTTATTGTATCTTGGAAAATTTTCTGAAGCAAAAAAAGATTTTGATAAAGCCATAGAGTTAGCACCTAACTCTTCTGCTTTTTATAATTTACGTGGAGCCGCTAATGAAAATTTGGGCGATACATTAAACGCCATCAAAAATTATAATAAATCAATTTCTATCGATAGCAGCGATGCGCGCGGATATATTAGTTTGTCGCGATTATTCGAGAGTCAAAATAAACTTAAGGAAGCTTTGTCTATCGCTAATTTAGGCATCAAAAAGTCAACCAATCAACTAACATTATTTGTTATTAAGGGTGGAGTGTTGCAGAGCATGCATGATACCACAAGCGCTATTTCCACTTATAAATCTGCACTGAGTAAGGATAGTTTATATTTCGGCGCGAATTATTCCCTGGCTTTAATTTGTATCGATAGAAATAAAGCAAAAGAAGCGTTAAGGTTTATTAATAACGCCATAAAAGGCGAACCTGAAAATGGTGATGGTTACATTGAGAAGGGACGAATTTTAGAGGACTTGAATGATACTATTGGAGCAGTGAACTGTTATAATAAAGCTATTTCATTAGACACACTCAATACATTTGCGTATTTCAGTCGCGGAATTTATTACCGGGCTCACGGTAACAGCACCGCGGCAATTAAAGATTTTTCAAAAATGATTGCGATTGATCCTGCAGATGCGGATGCTTATTTGTCGAGAGGAGAATGCTACTCCGATACGAGCAATTGTGAGGCGGCATTGAAAGATTTTGAGACGGCAAAAAAATTATCGCCTAACGATCCGGAAATTTATTTTCAAATCGGATTATGCCAGGATGAAACACGTTATTATCGCGAAGCCATTGAAACATTTAATGCCGCTATTAAGTTAGACAGCAGCAATTCGCAGTATTATTACAGCAGAGGAAATTCTAAATATAACTTGGAGTTATTGGAAGATGCAAAGAAAGATTATCTGAAGGCGTTGGAAAAAGACAGCGCTAACAGCGGACCACTATTTAATATTGGAAATATTCATTTCGATAAAAAGGAATATGAGCAGGCAGTAAAATATTACGATAAATATTTAGCCATTGAGAAAACGGATGCCGACGCAATGGTCAATCGCGCGATATGTAAAAACGCCTTAGGATTCGAAAAGGAGGCTTGCGAAGAGTGGCAAAAGGCGGCCGCTCTTGGAAATTTCGATGCAAAACAAAACATAGAGAAGTTTTGTAAATAA
- a CDS encoding RsmB/NOP family class I SAM-dependent RNA methyltransferase, with the protein MKLFKNLVDAVQDSLKQIMFEKKYSDKVLERVFKSNPQWGARDRKFIAEAVYDITRHFRYLSVIAGSERSLNMIFAAYLVEKGIALPDWPDFKSINTQLFTDAKKRITSAAILQSYPDELWNYCEKELGAEKWKKEAIALNSEAKVVLRANTLKISKTNLANKLKESGIETEDTSMAQNALQLSIRKNVFSSELFKEGFFEVQDAGSQLIAEFLNVEPGQKVIDACAGAGGKSLHLAALMKNKGKIIAMDVEEWKLENLKKRAKRAGAFNIETRLIENNKSIKQLENSADRLLLDVPCSGTGVIKRNPDTKWKTTPEIIEKTKELQYKILSEYSTMLKSGGFLVYSTCSVLPGENEMQVKKFLEANSGAFSLIKDKTIYPSEGYDGFYMALLKKN; encoded by the coding sequence ATGAAACTCTTTAAAAATCTCGTCGACGCCGTACAGGACTCTCTCAAGCAAATTATGTTTGAGAAAAAATATTCTGACAAGGTTTTAGAAAGAGTATTTAAGTCGAATCCGCAATGGGGCGCCCGCGACCGAAAATTTATTGCAGAAGCTGTTTATGACATTACACGTCATTTTCGTTATTTATCTGTTATCGCAGGAAGCGAAAGAAGTTTAAACATGATTTTTGCGGCTTATCTTGTTGAAAAAGGCATTGCGTTGCCGGATTGGCCTGACTTTAAGTCAATCAATACCCAACTTTTCACAGATGCAAAAAAACGTATTACCTCAGCGGCCATCTTACAATCATACCCCGACGAACTTTGGAATTATTGCGAAAAAGAATTAGGTGCAGAAAAATGGAAGAAGGAAGCGATTGCATTGAATTCCGAAGCGAAAGTGGTGTTAAGAGCTAACACTTTAAAAATATCCAAAACTAATCTCGCCAATAAACTTAAGGAGTCAGGGATTGAAACAGAAGATACAAGCATGGCACAAAATGCTTTGCAATTATCCATCAGAAAGAATGTTTTTTCGTCAGAACTTTTTAAGGAAGGTTTTTTTGAAGTGCAGGATGCCGGCTCACAATTAATCGCTGAATTTTTAAATGTAGAACCCGGACAAAAAGTGATTGATGCTTGTGCGGGTGCCGGCGGTAAAAGTTTACATCTAGCGGCTCTCATGAAAAATAAAGGCAAAATTATTGCCATGGATGTTGAAGAATGGAAGTTGGAAAATTTAAAAAAACGAGCCAAACGCGCCGGCGCTTTCAATATTGAAACTCGTTTAATTGAAAACAATAAATCCATTAAGCAATTAGAAAATTCGGCCGACCGATTATTGTTGGATGTTCCGTGCAGCGGCACCGGTGTGATTAAACGTAATCCGGATACCAAATGGAAAACAACGCCTGAAATCATTGAAAAAACAAAAGAACTGCAATACAAAATTTTATCGGAATATAGCACGATGTTGAAGAGCGGAGGCTTTCTGGTTTATTCCACTTGCAGCGTTTTACCAGGTGAAAATGAAATGCAGGTCAAGAAATTTTTAGAGGCAAATTCAGGTGCGTTTTCGTTAATAAAAGATAAAACCATTTATCCTTCGGAAGGCTATGATGGCTTTTACATGGCGCTCCTAAAAAAGAATTAA
- a CDS encoding rhodanese-like domain-containing protein gives MKKLITLFLLAVSSFSFAQNGKVENVSSEVFKKMIEDKKGLLIDLRTTDELKAKGMIKGATQIDFLAKDAEAVISKLDKKKTYLIYCAGGGRSGDCAEFMHKQGFEHVVNLEKGIEEWKKKGFETVIPK, from the coding sequence ATGAAAAAATTAATTACTCTATTCTTATTGGCTGTTAGCAGTTTTTCTTTTGCACAAAATGGCAAAGTTGAAAATGTTAGTTCAGAGGTTTTCAAAAAAATGATTGAAGATAAAAAAGGTCTTCTCATTGATTTGAGAACTACCGACGAATTAAAGGCAAAAGGTATGATTAAAGGCGCCACACAAATTGATTTTTTAGCGAAGGATGCAGAAGCAGTTATTTCCAAGTTAGATAAAAAGAAAACTTATCTTATTTATTGCGCTGGCGGTGGAAGAAGTGGTGATTGTGCTGAATTCATGCACAAACAAGGCTTCGAACACGTAGTTAATCTCGAAAAAGGAATTGAAGAATGGAAGAAAAAAGGTTTTGAAACTGTAATTCCTAAATAA
- a CDS encoding DUF4412 domain-containing protein has translation MFKLKLVIVSLIAPFVMSAQSFGGSIEFKYYTLKDTTVNVYYVKDKNVKLDQFGKRSGAVEGSFVFDLANNTIKFVNPKRKVWGDHKSETAPVIKGVCETKKTSNTKNIQGVKCTEYIVKNTEENTAISYWIATGKYDFFVPLVKVWNRKDKQSIYFNQLKDLPAGAMPMLSEEKQISDGKFITRLEVSKISKENLDASKLAVPADYKKFEQ, from the coding sequence ATGTTTAAATTAAAACTTGTAATTGTTAGTCTAATTGCGCCGTTTGTAATGAGCGCACAATCTTTTGGTGGTTCTATTGAGTTTAAGTATTATACCTTAAAAGACACAACCGTAAACGTTTATTACGTTAAGGATAAGAATGTTAAGTTAGACCAATTTGGAAAACGTTCCGGCGCAGTAGAAGGAAGTTTTGTGTTTGATTTAGCAAACAACACCATCAAATTTGTGAACCCAAAACGTAAAGTATGGGGCGACCACAAAAGCGAAACTGCACCTGTTATTAAAGGTGTATGCGAAACCAAAAAAACATCTAATACTAAAAATATACAAGGTGTAAAGTGTACCGAATATATTGTGAAGAATACAGAAGAAAATACAGCTATCAGCTATTGGATTGCAACCGGAAAGTATGATTTCTTTGTGCCATTAGTTAAAGTTTGGAATCGTAAAGACAAGCAAAGCATTTATTTTAATCAGTTAAAAGATCTTCCTGCAGGCGCAATGCCAATGTTATCGGAAGAAAAACAAATCAGCGACGGTAAATTCATCACTCGTTTGGAAGTTTCTAAGATTTCTAAAGAGAATTTGGATGCTTCTAAATTAGCGGTACCGGCTGATTATAAAAAGTTTGAACAATAG
- a CDS encoding YraN family protein, translating to MKPKAKNTGNWGEEQAIAYLRSKGYAILATQWRYKKYEIDIIAKFNNRIVFIEVKTRSSEQFGEPETFVSLQKQRFIVAAANQYMLEHDIEEEAQFDIVAILTENGKFTLNHLPDAFYPIVK from the coding sequence ATCAAACCTAAAGCTAAAAATACCGGTAATTGGGGCGAAGAGCAAGCCATTGCTTATTTACGAAGCAAAGGTTATGCCATTTTAGCAACACAATGGCGCTATAAGAAGTATGAAATCGATATTATAGCAAAATTTAACAATCGTATTGTTTTTATAGAGGTAAAAACACGTAGTTCGGAGCAATTTGGTGAACCGGAAACTTTTGTTTCACTGCAAAAACAACGTTTTATTGTAGCTGCTGCCAATCAATACATGTTGGAACACGATATAGAAGAAGAAGCTCAATTTGATATTGTGGCCATTTTAACCGAAAATGGCAAATTCACCTTAAATCATTTACCCGACGCCTTTTATCCTATCGTAAAGTAG
- a CDS encoding pseudouridine synthase → MQKSNNRFSKPRSSDKKPAFKSGGKSSSSNRSGKPERDSKNKFSRDKFSDKPYKKKEFDGEKRSFRDKDKPKSFERGDDKPFRKKQDGEKSFDRPFKKRDGDDKRSFRDKDKKFDKPYKKREGDEKPFRKKFSDDKDKKYDRPYKKHDGDEKRSFRDKDKAYKSFDRDKKSDKPYKKRDDDSGEKSEYGEKKKHHHSDKKHHDRGYKKTHKKHHKKHSDSETVHVSKHEDGSMRLNKYLANAGVSSRREADELIKAGAVTVNGKVVTEMGFRVMPTDKINYGGETLRNEKKVYLILNKPKDYLTTTDDPRDRRTVMELIKDAGRERIYPVGRLDRNTTGLLLFTNDGDLATKLMHPKHGIKKVYHVLLNKNMKPDDYAQLHEGVELEDGFIKPDDASFIADNKKEIGIEIHSGKNRIVRRIFEHLGYEVIKLDRVVFAGLTKKDLPRGKWRFLNTKEIGYLKMLG, encoded by the coding sequence ATGCAAAAATCAAACAATCGCTTCAGCAAACCGCGAAGCTCTGACAAAAAACCTGCTTTTAAATCGGGCGGTAAAAGTTCCTCTTCAAATCGCTCCGGAAAACCGGAAAGAGATTCTAAAAATAAATTCTCTCGAGATAAATTTTCAGACAAACCTTATAAGAAAAAAGAATTTGATGGCGAGAAGCGCAGCTTCCGCGATAAAGACAAACCCAAATCGTTTGAACGCGGTGACGATAAGCCGTTTCGCAAAAAACAGGATGGCGAAAAAAGCTTCGACCGCCCTTTTAAAAAACGCGATGGCGACGATAAAAGAAGTTTCAGAGATAAGGATAAAAAATTTGATAAGCCTTACAAAAAAAGAGAAGGTGACGAAAAGCCATTCCGTAAAAAATTCAGTGACGATAAAGACAAAAAATATGATCGCCCCTACAAAAAACATGATGGCGATGAAAAGAGAAGCTTCCGCGATAAAGATAAAGCCTATAAGTCTTTCGACCGTGATAAAAAATCGGATAAGCCTTATAAAAAAAGAGACGATGATTCCGGTGAGAAAAGTGAGTATGGAGAAAAAAAGAAACATCACCATTCTGATAAAAAACATCACGACCGCGGTTACAAAAAAACACACAAGAAACATCATAAAAAACATTCCGACAGTGAAACCGTTCATGTTTCAAAACATGAAGATGGGTCGATGCGCTTAAATAAATATCTTGCTAATGCAGGAGTAAGTTCTCGCCGTGAAGCTGACGAATTGATTAAAGCAGGCGCTGTAACCGTAAATGGAAAAGTAGTGACTGAAATGGGTTTTCGCGTAATGCCAACAGATAAAATTAATTACGGCGGCGAAACTTTACGCAACGAGAAAAAAGTTTATTTAATTCTAAATAAACCAAAAGATTATTTAACAACAACCGACGATCCACGCGATCGCCGAACCGTTATGGAACTTATTAAAGATGCAGGACGTGAGCGAATCTATCCTGTTGGACGATTAGATAGAAACACCACCGGCTTGTTATTGTTTACAAACGATGGTGACCTTGCCACCAAATTAATGCATCCGAAACACGGCATCAAAAAAGTGTATCATGTGCTCTTGAATAAAAACATGAAGCCCGATGATTATGCGCAATTGCATGAAGGTGTTGAGTTGGAAGATGGTTTTATTAAGCCAGACGATGCTTCATTTATTGCCGATAATAAAAAAGAAATCGGTATTGAAATTCACAGTGGGAAAAACCGCATTGTGCGTCGCATTTTCGAACATTTAGGTTATGAAGTGATAAAGCTAGACCGCGTAGTGTTTGCGGGCTTAACAAAAAAAGATTTGCCAAGAGGGAAATGGCGTTTCTTAAACACGAAAGAAATCGGTTATTTAAAGATGCTAGGCTGA
- the glmS gene encoding glutamine--fructose-6-phosphate transaminase (isomerizing), translating to MCGIVGYIGNREVYPILIKGLGRLEYRGYDSAGVAMLNPKGELNVYKRKGKVSDLQAFASGKDISGNIGIGHTRWATHGEPNDVNSHPHYSQSQNLVMIHNGIIENYAAIKEGLKKRGHTFLSQTDTEVLIHLIEDIKEHEKMKLGHAVIAALNQVIGAYAIVVMDKSDPNTLIAAKKGSPMVIGIGHDEFFIASDASPIVEFTKNVVYLEDEQVAIIRRGEDLKIRSLKDKEVTPYVQELTIELEAIEKSGYDHFMLKEIYEQPRSVKDSMRGRLHAENGEVKLGGIVEHEAKFKNAKRIIFIACGTSWHAGLVGEYLFEEFARIPVEVEYASEFRYRNPIIYPDDIVIAISQSGETADTLAAIELAKAKGATIVGVCNVVGSSIPRATHAGSYTHAGPEIGVASTKAFTAQVTVLTLMALHVARIKGTMPESRYRQILFEMEAVPNKIEEVLKLNDKIKEIAFKYKDASNALYLGRGYTFPVALEGALKLKEISYIHAEGYPAAEMKHGPIALIDEEMPVFVIATKGANYEKVVSNIQEVKARKGKVIAVVTAGDKDVKGMADYTIEIPETDEALVPLISVVPLQLLSYHIAVMRGCNVDQPRNLAKSVTVE from the coding sequence ATGTGCGGAATAGTTGGATACATTGGAAACCGCGAGGTTTATCCTATTTTAATTAAAGGCCTTGGCCGTTTAGAATACCGTGGCTACGACAGTGCCGGTGTTGCGATGTTAAATCCGAAAGGAGAACTGAATGTTTATAAACGAAAGGGGAAAGTAAGCGACTTGCAAGCTTTTGCTTCCGGAAAAGACATCAGTGGCAACATTGGGATTGGTCACACGCGTTGGGCTACGCACGGTGAACCAAATGATGTTAACTCCCATCCACACTATTCTCAATCACAAAATTTAGTGATGATTCACAATGGAATCATTGAGAATTATGCTGCCATTAAAGAAGGTTTAAAAAAACGCGGACATACTTTTTTATCTCAAACAGATACAGAAGTTCTTATTCATTTAATTGAAGACATTAAAGAACACGAAAAAATGAAACTAGGGCATGCGGTTATCGCTGCCTTAAATCAGGTGATAGGCGCTTATGCTATTGTTGTCATGGATAAAAGTGATCCGAATACACTTATAGCAGCGAAAAAAGGAAGTCCGATGGTAATCGGTATTGGTCATGATGAATTTTTCATCGCGTCGGATGCTTCACCAATAGTTGAGTTTACAAAAAACGTAGTATATCTTGAAGATGAACAAGTAGCCATTATTCGCCGAGGAGAAGATTTAAAGATTCGCAGTTTAAAGGATAAAGAAGTTACGCCTTACGTACAAGAATTAACAATTGAATTGGAAGCGATTGAAAAAAGTGGTTACGATCACTTTATGCTGAAAGAAATTTATGAGCAACCGCGCTCAGTGAAAGACAGTATGCGCGGACGATTACATGCTGAAAACGGTGAAGTAAAATTAGGTGGTATTGTTGAACACGAAGCAAAATTCAAGAACGCAAAACGTATTATTTTCATTGCATGCGGAACATCCTGGCATGCCGGTTTAGTAGGAGAATATTTATTTGAAGAGTTCGCACGTATACCGGTTGAAGTAGAATACGCGTCAGAATTCCGATACAGAAATCCGATTATTTATCCGGATGATATTGTTATCGCCATTTCTCAGAGTGGAGAAACAGCTGATACTTTAGCAGCGATTGAATTAGCAAAAGCAAAAGGCGCTACCATTGTTGGTGTTTGTAACGTAGTTGGTTCTTCTATTCCGCGCGCTACGCATGCCGGTTCTTATACGCATGCCGGACCGGAAATTGGGGTTGCATCAACAAAAGCATTTACAGCACAAGTAACTGTACTTACCTTAATGGCTTTACACGTGGCCCGTATTAAAGGCACTATGCCGGAGAGTCGCTACCGTCAGATTTTGTTTGAAATGGAAGCTGTTCCAAATAAAATTGAAGAGGTTTTAAAATTAAACGATAAGATTAAAGAGATTGCCTTCAAATATAAAGACGCAAGCAATGCGCTTTACTTAGGAAGAGGCTACACCTTCCCTGTTGCGTTGGAAGGCGCTTTAAAATTAAAAGAGATTTCATACATACATGCTGAAGGTTATCCTGCAGCCGAAATGAAACACGGTCCGATTGCTTTGATTGATGAAGAAATGCCTGTGTTTGTAATTGCAACCAAAGGAGCTAACTACGAAAAAGTAGTAAGCAATATTCAGGAAGTAAAAGCAAGAAAGGGTAAAGTGATTGCCGTTGTTACCGCAGGCGACAAAGATGTTAAAGGTATGGCTGATTATACTATTGAAATTCCTGAAACCGATGAAGCTTTAGTTCCACTTATTTCTGTTGTTCCATTACAATTGCTTTCCTATCACATTGCAGTAATGCGCGGATGTAATGTTGACCAACCTCGAAATTTAGCAAAGAGTGTTACTGTAGAATAA
- a CDS encoding VTT domain-containing protein — protein sequence MFDFLKQLTDPESIIKYGGFGLLLFVIFAETGLLIGFFLPGDNLIFIAGLLCATKPELMNVSFSVALVGMMIAAIIGNVFGYWFGKKAGTRLYSRKDSFLFKQSHVDITRAYYEKHGGKTLVLGRFLPIVRTFAPIIAGVIKIDFKKFMAYNIIGAVAWIGSIASIAYFLGIRFPEVENYLGYIFIGLIVLTALPIVWNLIKRKKAQL from the coding sequence ATGTTCGATTTTTTAAAACAACTTACCGACCCGGAAAGCATCATTAAATACGGAGGCTTTGGATTGTTGTTGTTTGTGATTTTTGCTGAGACAGGTTTACTGATTGGTTTTTTTCTACCCGGTGATAATTTGATTTTTATAGCGGGATTGCTGTGTGCAACAAAACCTGAGTTAATGAATGTAAGTTTCTCGGTTGCTTTAGTAGGCATGATGATTGCTGCGATAATAGGAAATGTTTTTGGGTATTGGTTCGGCAAAAAGGCAGGCACCAGATTATATAGCCGTAAGGATAGTTTTTTATTCAAGCAAAGTCATGTGGATATAACCAGAGCCTATTATGAAAAACACGGAGGTAAAACATTAGTGTTAGGAAGATTTTTGCCAATCGTTAGAACGTTTGCACCGATAATAGCAGGTGTTATTAAAATCGACTTTAAAAAATTTATGGCGTACAATATTATAGGCGCAGTAGCTTGGATTGGTAGCATTGCAAGCATAGCTTATTTTTTAGGCATTCGTTTTCCGGAAGTAGAAAACTATTTAGGCTATATTTTTATTGGCTTGATTGTGTTAACCGCCTTGCCAATTGTTTGGAACCTTATTAAAAGAAAAAAAGCACAACTGTAA
- a CDS encoding ABC transporter ATP-binding protein: MLNKEVLLEVKNLVTDFKTEDEYVRAVNDVSFTLHKGETIGIVGESGSGKSVTALSIMQLIPNPPGRVSGGQILFHTKDHRTIDLTKISAKEMRSLRGNDIGMIFQEPMTSLNPVIKCGEQVMEAIMLHQKVNKRAARLRTLELFSQVQLPTPELILDRYPHQLSGGQKQRVMIAMAMSCNPAILIADEPTTALDVTVQKTILDVMLDLQRQNNMGIMFITHDLGVIAELADKVVVMYKGKIVEQGLVMDIFSNPKHPYTKSLLACRPPLDKRLKRLPVVSDFMKRDENGEIIEIPKSVTEAIGSVIITENERKEAHKALYSGDKILEIQNLKTWFPATKSFFGRTLTYTKAVDDVSFDVYEGETLGLVGESGCGKTTLGRTILKLAEAHEGKIYFKKQEVLRLTEDEFRPLRRNMQIIFQDPYSSLNPRITIGNAIMEPMKFHNIGSSNNDRKEKVYDLLKKVGLEEKHFQRYPHEFSGGQRQRVCIARALAVNPQFLICDESVSALDVSVQAQVLNLLNDLKKEFKFTYIFISHDLSVVKFMSDRMVVMNKGKVEEIGNADDIYHNPQSDYTKNLINSIPKGRLEDITSSIEKKKSASLVNY, encoded by the coding sequence ATGCTCAATAAAGAAGTACTATTAGAGGTAAAAAATCTGGTTACCGATTTTAAAACGGAAGATGAATATGTTAGAGCCGTTAATGATGTGAGTTTTACTTTACACAAAGGTGAAACAATTGGTATTGTAGGAGAGAGTGGTTCCGGTAAGTCTGTTACAGCACTTTCCATCATGCAATTAATTCCCAATCCTCCCGGAAGAGTAAGTGGCGGACAAATATTATTTCATACCAAAGATCACCGTACCATTGACCTCACTAAAATTTCCGCTAAGGAAATGCGAAGCTTGAGAGGGAATGATATCGGAATGATTTTCCAGGAGCCAATGACTTCATTGAATCCTGTTATCAAGTGCGGTGAGCAAGTGATGGAAGCTATTATGCTTCATCAAAAAGTGAATAAACGTGCGGCAAGATTACGTACACTCGAATTGTTTTCGCAAGTACAATTGCCAACACCTGAATTAATTTTAGATCGATATCCTCATCAATTATCAGGCGGACAAAAACAACGTGTGATGATTGCTATGGCAATGAGTTGTAATCCAGCCATTCTTATCGCTGATGAACCAACAACAGCTCTTGATGTAACAGTACAAAAAACCATTTTGGATGTGATGCTAGATTTACAGCGTCAAAACAACATGGGCATTATGTTTATTACCCACGATTTGGGTGTAATTGCTGAGTTGGCCGATAAAGTGGTGGTGATGTATAAAGGAAAAATTGTTGAGCAAGGTTTGGTAATGGATATTTTCTCCAACCCAAAACATCCTTATACAAAAAGTTTATTGGCTTGTCGCCCGCCATTAGATAAACGTTTAAAGCGTTTGCCTGTAGTGAGCGACTTTATGAAACGTGATGAAAACGGAGAGATAATAGAAATTCCTAAATCCGTTACTGAGGCTATTGGAAGTGTAATTATTACAGAGAACGAAAGAAAAGAAGCGCACAAAGCATTATATAGCGGCGACAAGATTTTAGAAATACAAAATTTGAAAACGTGGTTTCCGGCTACTAAATCATTTTTCGGACGCACGTTGACGTATACAAAAGCAGTTGATGATGTTTCTTTTGATGTTTACGAGGGAGAAACCTTAGGACTGGTAGGAGAAAGTGGTTGCGGTAAAACAACCTTGGGCCGGACAATTTTAAAATTGGCGGAAGCTCACGAAGGAAAAATTTATTTCAAGAAACAAGAAGTTTTAAGATTGACGGAAGATGAATTCAGGCCTTTACGCCGTAATATGCAAATCATTTTTCAGGATCCGTATTCTTCTTTAAACCCACGCATCACTATTGGAAATGCTATTATGGAGCCCATGAAATTTCACAACATCGGAAGCTCTAATAATGATAGAAAGGAAAAAGTTTACGATTTATTAAAGAAGGTAGGATTAGAGGAAAAGCATTTTCAACGTTATCCACACGAGTTCAGTGGTGGTCAGCGTCAGCGTGTTTGTATTGCACGCGCATTGGCGGTTAATCCTCAGTTTTTAATTTGCGATGAAAGTGTAAGTGCATTAGACGTAAGTGTGCAGGCGCAAGTGTTGAACTTATTGAACGACCTTAAGAAAGAATTTAAATTCACGTATATTTTTATTTCCCACGATTTAAGTGTAGTTAAATTCATGAGCGATCGCATGGTTGTAATGAACAAAGGAAAGGTGGAAGAAATTGGAAATGCCGACGACATCTATCACAATCCTCAAAGTGATTATACAAAGAACCTTATTAATTCTATTCCGAAGGGCCGACTCGAAGACATTACTTCAAGTATTGAAAAGAAAAAATCGGCGAGCCTGGTTAATTATTAA
- a CDS encoding succinate dehydrogenase cytochrome b subunit, whose protein sequence is MSKSGLLKSSIGKKFLMGLTGLFLISFLLVHCFINALIFVNDGGETFNKGAEFMGTNWLIRTMEIVLFLGIILHIVQALVLTLENRKARPVAYAVTNGGANSTWYSRWMGLLGTLILMFLIIHLKHFWVVTRFTDHIAHSAADALPGQETMFGEMKEVFEHTWVVVLYCLSMISLAYHLLHGFQSAFQTLGLNHKKYTPMIKTAGVIFSILIPIIFAAMPIAMHFNIIK, encoded by the coding sequence ATGAGCAAAAGCGGATTACTTAAATCATCAATTGGCAAAAAATTTTTAATGGGCTTAACGGGCCTTTTTTTAATATCGTTTTTATTAGTACACTGTTTTATTAATGCCCTCATTTTTGTGAATGATGGCGGTGAAACTTTTAATAAAGGCGCTGAATTTATGGGCACCAATTGGTTAATTCGAACCATGGAGATTGTGCTTTTCCTTGGCATCATTCTTCACATCGTGCAAGCATTAGTCTTAACTCTTGAAAATCGCAAAGCACGTCCTGTAGCCTACGCTGTTACCAATGGCGGTGCAAACTCTACTTGGTATAGCCGTTGGATGGGTTTATTAGGAACACTCATCTTAATGTTTTTAATTATCCACTTAAAACATTTTTGGGTTGTAACACGATTTACCGATCATATCGCGCACAGTGCAGCGGATGCTTTACCCGGACAAGAAACTATGTTTGGCGAAATGAAGGAAGTGTTTGAACACACTTGGGTTGTAGTTTTGTATTGCCTTTCTATGATTTCATTAGCGTACCATTTATTACACGGCTTTCAATCTGCATTTCAAACATTAGGTTTAAATCACAAGAAATATACACCCATGATTAAAACTGCCGGTGTTATTTTCTCTATATTAATTCCTATAATTTTTGCCGCAATGCCTATTGCTATGCACTTTAACATCATTAAATAG